From Triticum aestivum cultivar Chinese Spring chromosome 4A, IWGSC CS RefSeq v2.1, whole genome shotgun sequence, a single genomic window includes:
- the LOC123087194 gene encoding uncharacterized protein, giving the protein MPITISDHAPILVSTEGKFKKPLQNFKFENWWLMKEDFQPCAKSAWQSTAHRPFYARTNHLAGTLKEWCRKKKPINQELNLLEEQIKNIQMKPMQEQNHKLEASLMNRYEENLTKLTEFYSQRAKKHWATKGDRNTSYFHNAVIKRRRKNQIVSITDTNNVTHFNPEKIAHVFVDYFKQNFQTNNADHGRPYLRTQPDAHQQDPTTSIPDKQEIWQILNEMRRNASPGPDGLNVAFYIAAWEWIGDDVTDLVMQQEGEPQPRVIADNTKALLKQIWKAKDIAPRVQTFAWRLIRKALPTGKRAGKYSKHIDKECSRCSAEEDEQHIFFTCPYARAAWFAKPWYIRMDNFISNSTSIITIILNLLSSDHPHASLTNIFTFMWCLWKVRNEKLF; this is encoded by the exons ATGCCTATCACTATTAGTGACCATGCTCCCATTCTTGTCTCTACAGAAGGCAAGTTTAAAAAGCCTTTGCAAAATTTTAAATTTGAGAATTGGTGGCTTATGAAAGAAGATTTTCAACCTTGTGCAAAATCTGCTTGGCAAAGCACTGCTCATAGGCCTTTTTATGCAAGGactaaccaccttgcaggaacatTGAAGGAATGGTGTAGAAAGAAAAAACCAATTAACCAGGAACTCAATCTATTGGAGGAGCAAATAAAAAATATACAAATGAAGCCGATGCAGGAACAAAATCATAAGCTTGAAGCATCTCTCATGAACAGGTATGAAGAAAATCTAACAAAGTTGACAGAATTTTACAGCCAAAGGGCAAAAAAACATTGGGCAACTAAAGGAGACAGGAACACAAGTTACTTTCATAATGCTGTCATCAAGCGCAGAAGAAAGAATCAGATTGTTTCAATTACAGATACTAATAATGTGACTCATTTTAATCCTGAAAAAATTGCTCATGTATTTGTGGACTATTTCAAACAAAATTTCCAGACTAATAATGCAGATCATGGAAGGCCATACCTACGAACTCAACCAGATGCTCATCAGCAAGATCCTACTACTAGTATTCCCGACAAGCAGGAGATTTGGCAGATACTAAATGAGATGAGAAGAAATGCTTCACCAGGCCCAGATGGACTAAATGTAGCCTTCTATATAGCAGCATGGGAATGGATTGGAGATGATGTAACTGATTTG GTGATGCAACAGGAAGGAGAGCCGCAGCCAAGGGTCATTGCAGACAATACAAAAGCCCTTTTAAAGCAGATATGGAAGGCCAAAGACATTGCACCGAGGGTTCAAACATTTGCATGGAGGCTAATTAGAAAAGCGCTTCCAACAGGTAAAAGAGCAGGTAAATATTCGAAGCATATAGATAAAGAATGCTCAAGATGCAGTGCTGAAGAAGATGAACAACATATCTTTTTTACTTGTCCTTATGCTAGAGCAGCTTGGTTTGCAAAACCATGGTACATTAGAATGGACAACTTTATTAGTAATTCCACTTCAATCATCACCATTATTTTAAATCTGCTCAGTTCAGACCATCCTCATGCAAGTTTAACCAATATTTTCACATTCATGTGGTGTCTATGGAAAGTTAGAAATGAGAAGCTTTTCTAA
- the LOC123087195 gene encoding uncharacterized protein isoform X2, whose translation MELKFDALWKRDLLALSKYNVNGKVKAITVRNDYPDYPVPYFQVTEGFDLKKVKKLMLERDVEIAKSIANDIIIPDPAPQWVADNFLDKYAELEPILVKDSAWCFLRLFQNCRGRGMSSDLTITAQTLTFMVSFNALRCAKVVLEGMAPELYGMHANPNCINKFGYFALHEAAERFSVDMIKLLLRHGASPNVRTVRNDVIFDVIENLLPLHVAVENTCLHKYLEDNLEDNLSHNQSHLDYIYKLIHLLCLPEMKVFLDTTRLLAEKTNNVLQELWNYIEDGKIIQSAVLLLAAQEQIRGGSSSKINGSSKKNGFDIINKCIMRRSFALRWEKGSHATAPELLEERKTLTDCAWLLVDVISHAGEDLSAYIQTHSEVPHVEVFQHVSRILKEYGFCPNGDPMDTINLLMTAESQTESHAKGLQMQTWQLWNRPIWMLQRKRSQLLKMTVSPLWHGNTPNK comes from the exons ATGGAATTGAAATTTGATGCACTGTGGAAAAGGGACTTACTTGCCCTGAGCAAATACAACGTTAATGGTAAAGTTAAAGCAATTACAGTAAGAAATGATTATCCGGACTACCCTGTCCCTTATTTTCAAGTTACTGAGGGTTTTGATTTGAAAAAGGTTAAGAAG CTTATGCTAGAAAGGGATGTTGAGATCGCCAAGTCCATAGCAAACGACATAATCATCCCAGACCCTGCTCCCCAA TGGGTGGCTGATAACTTCTTGGACAAATATGCCGAATTGGAGCCCATCCTTGTAAAGGATAGTGCCTGGTGCTTCCTCCGACTCTTCCAAAACTGTAGAGGCCGGGGCATGTCATCGGATCTTACCATCACCGCACAAACCTTAACCTTCATGGTCAGTTTCAATGCCCTGCGATGTGCAAAAGTTGTATTGGAGGGCATGGCACCTGAGCTCTATGGGATGCACGCCAATCCCAACTGCATAAACAAATTTGGATACTTTGCGCTCCACGAAGCTGCTGAAAGGTTCTCTGTGGACATGATCAAGCTGCTTTTACGCCATGGTGCATCGCCCAATGTGCGCACAGTTCGCAATGATGTCATTTTTGATGTCATTGAGAATCTACTCCCGCTCCATGTCGCAGTTGAGAATACTTGCCTCCATAAGTATCTGGAGGACAATCTGGAGGACAATCTTTCTCACAACCAGAGTCATCTGGATTATATCTACAAGCTTATTCATCTGCTGTGTCTACCTGAGATG AAGGTCTTCTTGGACACAACTAGACTGCTTGCAGAAAAAACAAATAATGTACTTCAAGAGCTCTGGAATTACATTGAGGATGGAAAAATTATCCAGTCTGCTGTTCTACTACTGGCTGCTCAAGAGCAGATCCGTGGGGGCAGTTCTTCCAAGATAAATGGCAGTAGTAAGAAAAATGGGTTTGACATTATCAATAAATGTATAATGAGGCGTTCATTTGCCTTGAGATGGGAGAAAGGTTCACATGCAACGGCACCGGAGCTTCTGGAGGAAAGGAAGACACTTACTGATTGCGCATGGCTGCTTGTTGATGTAATTTCCCATGCCGGTGAAGATCTTTCTGCATACATTCAAACGCATTCTGAG GTGCCCCATGTGGAGGTCTTTCAACATGTTTCACGTATCCTCAAGGAGTATGGATTTTGCCCTAATGGAGATCCCATGGACACTATAAACCT CCTTATGACTGCAGAAAGTCAAACGGAGAGTCATGCAAAG GGCTTACAGATGCAAACATGGCAGTTATGGAATCGGCCAATCTGGATGCTGCagagaaaaag GTCACAACTGTTGAAAATGACGGTCTCTCCCTTATGGCACGGCAACACACCAAACAAATAA
- the LOC123087195 gene encoding uncharacterized protein isoform X1, producing MELKFDALWKRDLLALSKYNVNGKVKAITVRNDYPDYPVPYFQVTEGFDLKKVKKLMLERDVEIAKSIANDIIIPDPAPQWVADNFLDKYAELEPILVKDSAWCFLRLFQNCRGRGMSSDLTITAQTLTFMVSFNALRCAKVVLEGMAPELYGMHANPNCINKFGYFALHEAAERFSVDMIKLLLRHGASPNVRTVRNDVIFDVIENLLPLHVAVENTCLHKYLEDNLEDNLSHNQSHLDYIYKLIHLLCLPEMKVFLDTTRLLAEKTNNVLQELWNYIEDGKIIQSAVLLLAAQEQIRGGSSSKINGSSKKNGFDIINKCIMRRSFALRWEKGSHATAPELLEERKTLTDCAWLLVDVISHAGEDLSAYIQTHSEVPHVEVFQHVSRILKEYGFCPNGDPMDTINLQPYDCRKSNGESCKGLTDANMAVMESANLDAAEKKVTTVENDGLSLMARQHTKQIKAVRKKVGRGWDPTYTRRSFFPHWRSVLQARLPLKVYPAYASSDPSPNHKLGPMPRTSPFTSNNQPRRSFVTAAIGAFRLLKVLK from the exons ATGGAATTGAAATTTGATGCACTGTGGAAAAGGGACTTACTTGCCCTGAGCAAATACAACGTTAATGGTAAAGTTAAAGCAATTACAGTAAGAAATGATTATCCGGACTACCCTGTCCCTTATTTTCAAGTTACTGAGGGTTTTGATTTGAAAAAGGTTAAGAAG CTTATGCTAGAAAGGGATGTTGAGATCGCCAAGTCCATAGCAAACGACATAATCATCCCAGACCCTGCTCCCCAA TGGGTGGCTGATAACTTCTTGGACAAATATGCCGAATTGGAGCCCATCCTTGTAAAGGATAGTGCCTGGTGCTTCCTCCGACTCTTCCAAAACTGTAGAGGCCGGGGCATGTCATCGGATCTTACCATCACCGCACAAACCTTAACCTTCATGGTCAGTTTCAATGCCCTGCGATGTGCAAAAGTTGTATTGGAGGGCATGGCACCTGAGCTCTATGGGATGCACGCCAATCCCAACTGCATAAACAAATTTGGATACTTTGCGCTCCACGAAGCTGCTGAAAGGTTCTCTGTGGACATGATCAAGCTGCTTTTACGCCATGGTGCATCGCCCAATGTGCGCACAGTTCGCAATGATGTCATTTTTGATGTCATTGAGAATCTACTCCCGCTCCATGTCGCAGTTGAGAATACTTGCCTCCATAAGTATCTGGAGGACAATCTGGAGGACAATCTTTCTCACAACCAGAGTCATCTGGATTATATCTACAAGCTTATTCATCTGCTGTGTCTACCTGAGATG AAGGTCTTCTTGGACACAACTAGACTGCTTGCAGAAAAAACAAATAATGTACTTCAAGAGCTCTGGAATTACATTGAGGATGGAAAAATTATCCAGTCTGCTGTTCTACTACTGGCTGCTCAAGAGCAGATCCGTGGGGGCAGTTCTTCCAAGATAAATGGCAGTAGTAAGAAAAATGGGTTTGACATTATCAATAAATGTATAATGAGGCGTTCATTTGCCTTGAGATGGGAGAAAGGTTCACATGCAACGGCACCGGAGCTTCTGGAGGAAAGGAAGACACTTACTGATTGCGCATGGCTGCTTGTTGATGTAATTTCCCATGCCGGTGAAGATCTTTCTGCATACATTCAAACGCATTCTGAG GTGCCCCATGTGGAGGTCTTTCAACATGTTTCACGTATCCTCAAGGAGTATGGATTTTGCCCTAATGGAGATCCCATGGACACTATAAACCT CCAGCCTTATGACTGCAGAAAGTCAAACGGAGAGTCATGCAAAG GGCTTACAGATGCAAACATGGCAGTTATGGAATCGGCCAATCTGGATGCTGCagagaaaaag GTCACAACTGTTGAAAATGACGGTCTCTCCCTTATGGCACGGCAACACACCAAACAAATAAAG GCTGTGAGAAAGAAAGTAGGCCGAGGATGGGATCCCACATACACAAGGAGAAGTTTTTTTCCACATTGGAGGTCAGTGTTACAAGCCCGGCTTCCTTTGAAGGTGTATCCAGCCTATGCAAGCTCAGATCCTAGTCCAAATCATAAACTTGGTCCAATGCCAAGGACCTCGCCATTTACAAGCAACAATCAACCCAGAAGGAGCTTTGTCACTGCTGCTATTGGTGCATTCAGGCTCTTGAAGGTGCTAAAGTAG
- the LOC123087197 gene encoding uncharacterized protein: MPFNSATPPASEVFDEMAGSGGSNNATTEFVNLLDTNTVDIDQAPFEPFDYNETEGGVDDHCCADGLEEIEAEAYEQLQEKSGKSQRSKNYTILERSSFDSSMECGVS; this comes from the exons ATGCCGTTCAACAGTGCCACTCCCCCCGCgagcgaggtgttcgacgaaatggccggaag cggtggttcgaacaatgcaacaaccgagttcgtgaacttgttggacacgaacacggttgacattgatcaagcccctttCGAGCCGTTCGACTACAATGAAACGGAGGGCGGCGTGGATGATCATTGTTGTGCGGACGGATTGGaggagatcgaagcggaagcgtATGAGCAATTGCAAGAAAAATCTGGGAAAAgccaaagatcgaagaactacacgatcttggaaaGATCAAGCTTTGATTcaagcatggagtgcggtgtctcttga